The Bacteroidales bacterium sequence CTTTGCAAAAACAAAAGCAATAGTGGCAAAAGCAGAATTAAAATCTTTACTCCTATCAATGGTTGTTCCGACGATCTTGGTATTTATAATATGTATGGTAAAATTTATTGAGATTTTGTTTAATATTTCTTTTACAGAATACGGATTAATACCTCTTAATATAAAAGGTTTAATAGGTATAATTACTGCGCCTTTTATACATCTTGATTTCAAACACCTTATCGGTAATTGTGTCCCTTTATTTGTTTTAACAACAGGTTTATTTTACTTTTATAAAGATATTTCATATCAAGTTATTGTTTTATCGTGGTTATTAACTGGTTTAATGACTTGGTTAATGGGGAGGGAACATTCCGTTCACATTGGTGCCAGCGGTATAGTTTATGCATTGATTACTTTTCACTTAACAAGTGCTCTGTTAAGAAAAAGGAAAGACTTGACAGCATTTTCTTTAATTGTAATATTTCTATACGGTAGTTTTATTTGGGGATTTTTTCCCGATTTTTTTCCTGAACGAAACATAAGTTGGGAATCTCATTTATCAGGAGCAGTCTGTGGAGTAATTATAGCATTATTTTATAAGAATGAAGGCCCGCAAAAAATTATTCATAACTGGGATGAGGAAGACGAAAATAATGATGAAGACAGATGGTGGGAGATTCAAAACAATACATAAATCCATTTAAATAGGAGAATAATATGATATTTTTTTAATTTTTTCTTGTGTGAAACAAAAAAAAACCATATTTTTGCATGATTTTAAAAAAAGATTTTTTATCAAACAATTATTAATAAACAATTAATTTAAATTATTATGAAAAAGTTTTTTACACTATTTATGGCAAGTTTAATTGCCATTGCGAGTTTGGCGCAAACAAAAACACGAGTTCCAGACGAAGTCCTTAACAAAGCAGTAGAAATGAGCAATCGCAACACTAATAATGTTCAAATGCCTTTCAAGGTTGCTCCTTCAACAAAATCTGTTGCTTTAGCTCCTCAAGAAATAGAAGTCGGTCATACTTACTATGATTTACAAAGTAATTCTTCTTTAGCAAACAGGTTTTACAGATATGATGACGGCAGTATTGTTGCTACCTGGACAGGTGGTATGGAAGCTGCTGCATTTAATGACAGAGGTTCTTTTTCTACCTATTGGACCAAATTACAGGATCAAACATGGGGATGGTCTATTAACCCGGATGATGTAGGTAGAATTGAAGGTTACCGCGCAGGTTGGCCGAGTTATGCTCCTTATGAAAACGGAGAAATCATGGTTTCTCACAGTTCTGGTATCGGTTT is a genomic window containing:
- a CDS encoding rhomboid family intramembrane serine protease — its product is MAKAELKSLLLSMVVPTILVFIICMVKFIEILFNISFTEYGLIPLNIKGLIGIITAPFIHLDFKHLIGNCVPLFVLTTGLFYFYKDISYQVIVLSWLLTGLMTWLMGREHSVHIGASGIVYALITFHLTSALLRKRKDLTAFSLIVIFLYGSFIWGFFPDFFPERNISWESHLSGAVCGVIIALFYKNEGPQKIIHNWDEEDENNDEDRWWEIQNNT